In Maylandia zebra isolate NMK-2024a linkage group LG12, Mzebra_GT3a, whole genome shotgun sequence, a single genomic region encodes these proteins:
- the LOC106677004 gene encoding granzyme A-like isoform X2, with protein sequence MRNTPSQISHDQKMGHGSKIIEGKEVKPHSLPFMAHVESKKSFCGGTLIHPQWVLTAAHCTNMSKVTLGAHSIRKKEKDSKQVQTVDKRFPHPNYYKAIKGNDLMLLKLKKPVKQTKTVKCLKLAKTVKDPPAGSKCLVAGWGETENKKTSDVLLSVNVTVVGRRTCNSRDYYNHNPVITSDMICAGSNGKKKADTCQGDSGGPLVCNGVLVGVTSFGEGCGIIKKPGVYSFLSEKQLKWIKKTMQSLEIL encoded by the exons ATGAGAAATACACCTAGTCAAATTTCTCACGATCAAAAAATGG GTCATGGGTCCAAAATTATTGAAGGGAAAGAAGTCAAGCCACACTCGTTGCCTTTCATGGCCCATGTGGAAAGCAAAAAATCTTTCTGTGGAGGGACGTTAATCCATCCACAATGGGTCCTGACAGCTGCACACTGCACCAA tATGAGTAAGGTGACCCTGGGAGCACACTCaatcaggaaaaaagaaaaagattctaAGCAGGTCCAAACGGTTGATAAACGTTTTCCTCATCCTAACTATTACAAGGCAATCAAGGGCAATGACCTCATGTTGCTCAAG ttgaaGAAACCAGTAAAGCAAACCAAGACAGTAAAATGTCTAAAGTTAGCCAAAACTGTCAAGGACCCTCCAGCTGGAAGCAAGTGTCTGGTTGCTGGATGGGGAgaaactgaaaacaagaaaacatcaGATGTTCTCCTGTCTGTCAATGTGACTGTGGTTGGTAGACGGACATGCAACTCTCGTGATTATTACAACCACAACCCAGTTATCACCAGTGACATGATATGTGCTGGttcaaatggtaaaaaaaaggcTGATACCTGTCAA GGGGATTCAGGAGGACCACTCGTGTGCAATGGAGTGCTGGTTGGAGTCACTTCTTTCGGAGAAGGTTGTGGTATCATTAAAAAACCTGGAGTCTACTCGTTTCTCTCAGAGAAACAACTCAAGTGGATCAAAAAAACAATGCAGTCTTTAGAAATCTTATGA
- the LOC106677004 gene encoding granzyme A-like isoform X1: MFCLSNFSVLIPCMLLLIIQPGHGSKIIEGKEVKPHSLPFMAHVESKKSFCGGTLIHPQWVLTAAHCTNMSKVTLGAHSIRKKEKDSKQVQTVDKRFPHPNYYKAIKGNDLMLLKLKKPVKQTKTVKCLKLAKTVKDPPAGSKCLVAGWGETENKKTSDVLLSVNVTVVGRRTCNSRDYYNHNPVITSDMICAGSNGKKKADTCQGDSGGPLVCNGVLVGVTSFGEGCGIIKKPGVYSFLSEKQLKWIKKTMQSLEIL, encoded by the exons atgttcTGCCTGagtaatttcagtgttttaattcCATGCATGCTCCTCTTGATCATCCAGCCAG GTCATGGGTCCAAAATTATTGAAGGGAAAGAAGTCAAGCCACACTCGTTGCCTTTCATGGCCCATGTGGAAAGCAAAAAATCTTTCTGTGGAGGGACGTTAATCCATCCACAATGGGTCCTGACAGCTGCACACTGCACCAA tATGAGTAAGGTGACCCTGGGAGCACACTCaatcaggaaaaaagaaaaagattctaAGCAGGTCCAAACGGTTGATAAACGTTTTCCTCATCCTAACTATTACAAGGCAATCAAGGGCAATGACCTCATGTTGCTCAAG ttgaaGAAACCAGTAAAGCAAACCAAGACAGTAAAATGTCTAAAGTTAGCCAAAACTGTCAAGGACCCTCCAGCTGGAAGCAAGTGTCTGGTTGCTGGATGGGGAgaaactgaaaacaagaaaacatcaGATGTTCTCCTGTCTGTCAATGTGACTGTGGTTGGTAGACGGACATGCAACTCTCGTGATTATTACAACCACAACCCAGTTATCACCAGTGACATGATATGTGCTGGttcaaatggtaaaaaaaaggcTGATACCTGTCAA GGGGATTCAGGAGGACCACTCGTGTGCAATGGAGTGCTGGTTGGAGTCACTTCTTTCGGAGAAGGTTGTGGTATCATTAAAAAACCTGGAGTCTACTCGTTTCTCTCAGAGAAACAACTCAAGTGGATCAAAAAAACAATGCAGTCTTTAGAAATCTTATGA
- the LOC101479876 gene encoding granzyme A-like has protein sequence MFCQSYFSVFVSCMLLVIIQPGGGSEIIGGKEVEPHSLPFMAYVESKKSFCGGTLIHPQWVLTAAHCKDMSKVTLGAHSIKKKEKASKQAQKVDKRFPHPDYYQGSRENDLMLLKLKKPVKQTKTVQWLQLARVVKDPPAGSKCLVAGWGKTENKKTSDVLLSVNVTVVSRQTCNSRDYYNHNPVITSDMICAGSNSEKQADTCQGDSGGPFVCDGVLVGVTSFGRGCGSIKKPGVYSFLSEKRLKWIKKTMQSSEML, from the exons gtGGTGGGTCTGAGATTATTGGAGGGAAAGAAGTCGAGCCACACTCGTTGCCTTTCATGGCCTATGTGGAAAGCAAAAAATCTTTCTGTGGAGGGACGTTAATCCATCCACAATGGGTCCTGACTGCTGCCCACTGCAAAGA TATGAGTAAAGTGACGCTGGGAGCACACTCgatcaagaaaaaagaaaaagcttctaAGCAGGCCCAAAAGGTTGATAAACGTTTTCCTCATCCTGACTATTACCAGGGATCCAGGGAGAATGACCTCATGTTGCTCAAG TTGAAGAAACCAGTAAAGCAAACCAAGACAGTACAATGGCTCCAGTTAGCCAGAGTTGTCAAGGACCCTCCAGCTGGAAGCAAGTGTCTGGTTGCTGGATggggaaaaactgaaaacaagaaaacatcaGATGTTCTCCTGTCTGTCAATGTGACTGTGGTCAGTAGACAGACATGCAACTCTCGTGATTATTACAACCACAACCCAGTTATCACCAGTGACATGATATGTGCTGGTTCAAATAGTGAAAAACAGGCTGATACCTGTCAA GGTGATTCAGGAGGACCTTTTGTGTGCGATGGCGTGCTGGTTGGCGTCACTTCTTTTGGAAGAGGTTGTGGTAGCATTAAAAAACCTGGAGTCTACTCGTTTCTCTCAGAGAAACGGCTCAAGTGGATCAAAAAAACAATGCAATCCTCAGAAATGTTATAA